The following coding sequences are from one Candidatus Nitrohelix vancouverensis window:
- a CDS encoding DUF2155 domain-containing protein yields the protein MNRILINSLGLAVLAMSFTACSMEADEPLKLDAQQAKMPENLPEGSSSRRAVEAANPQELQVAETYPEGSLGGDNKNHPQVQGQEKLDRELFIPEDLKGKWKSVKLLVGHKKDEELTQIKTIDLGTSFELKDAGLKVTVGPFFPNFVMNKSSYSSMNNEPLNPAVQLLVEENGKRIYKGWAFANYPGLYAFEHDVYKVELLDFIPANVS from the coding sequence ATGAATCGTATACTGATCAATAGTCTGGGACTGGCGGTTTTGGCGATGAGCTTTACGGCTTGTTCGATGGAAGCCGACGAGCCGTTGAAGCTGGATGCGCAACAGGCCAAGATGCCGGAAAATCTGCCGGAAGGTTCGAGCAGTCGCCGGGCGGTGGAAGCGGCGAATCCGCAGGAGCTTCAGGTTGCAGAGACTTATCCTGAAGGTTCTTTGGGCGGGGATAATAAAAATCACCCGCAGGTCCAGGGTCAGGAAAAATTAGATCGGGAATTATTCATCCCTGAAGACCTCAAGGGCAAATGGAAATCGGTGAAATTGCTGGTGGGTCATAAAAAGGATGAAGAACTCACGCAGATCAAGACGATCGACTTGGGGACTTCATTTGAGTTGAAGGATGCGGGCCTGAAAGTGACGGTCGGTCCGTTTTTCCCGAATTTTGTGATGAACAAATCGTCGTATTCTTCCATGAACAATGAGCCGCTCAATCCGGCGGTGCAACTCCTGGTTGAAGAAAACGGAAAAAGAATTTATAAGGGGTGGGCGTTTGCCAATTATCCCGGCCTGTATGCATTCGAACATGATGTATACAAGGTGGAATTACTGGACTTTATACCTGCAAACGTGTCATAA
- the serS gene encoding serine--tRNA ligase yields MLDIKLIREDLKSVQTALERRGGDFGERLHKLTALDEARRNALQSAEALKGKNKKLSAEVGRLKKEGQNADALMEEVKSIKEQIRELDEKVNDAEAQSLDALLHIPNMPDATIPDGLAETDNRLERICGEISEFNFKPKNHVELGESLGLIDLKRAAKISGSRFAVYKNVGAQLMRGLINFMLDVQVRENGYEELYPPFLVNRESMTATGQLPKFEDDLFGMRDDPLYLIPTAEVPVTNYHRDETLPYSDLPRKYAAYTPCFRREAGSYGKDTQGLIRQHQFDKVELVKFVEPEQAEQELDALVADAESILKKLELPYRVMTLCAGDLGFSAAKTYDLEVWLPAQQAYREISSCSSFTDYQARRGSIKFKRKEGKPEFVHTLNGSGLAAGRLFVAILENYQQEDGSVKVPTALRPYLNGLQTIS; encoded by the coding sequence ATGCTGGATATTAAACTCATCAGAGAAGATTTGAAAAGCGTTCAAACGGCGCTTGAAAGACGCGGCGGCGATTTCGGAGAGCGTCTTCACAAGCTGACGGCGCTGGACGAAGCGCGGAGAAACGCGTTGCAGAGCGCGGAAGCGCTGAAGGGCAAAAATAAAAAATTGTCCGCAGAAGTGGGCCGCCTTAAAAAAGAAGGCCAGAACGCCGACGCATTGATGGAGGAAGTGAAATCCATTAAAGAACAGATTCGCGAACTGGATGAGAAGGTCAACGATGCCGAGGCGCAATCGCTCGATGCATTGTTGCATATTCCGAACATGCCGGACGCGACGATTCCCGACGGTCTGGCGGAGACGGATAACCGCCTGGAGCGTATTTGCGGCGAGATAAGCGAATTCAATTTCAAACCGAAAAATCATGTGGAGCTGGGCGAGAGCCTGGGCTTGATCGATCTGAAACGCGCCGCCAAAATTTCCGGTTCGCGCTTTGCGGTTTACAAAAATGTCGGCGCGCAATTGATGCGCGGTCTCATTAACTTCATGCTCGACGTGCAGGTGCGCGAGAACGGTTATGAAGAATTGTACCCGCCCTTTCTGGTCAATCGTGAGAGCATGACGGCGACGGGACAGTTGCCAAAATTCGAAGACGATCTGTTTGGCATGCGCGACGACCCGCTCTATCTCATCCCCACAGCGGAAGTGCCGGTCACCAATTATCATCGTGATGAGACCTTGCCCTACAGCGATCTGCCGCGCAAGTACGCGGCTTACACCCCCTGTTTTCGCAGGGAGGCGGGGTCTTATGGAAAAGACACGCAGGGCCTGATCCGTCAACATCAGTTCGACAAAGTGGAGCTGGTCAAATTCGTCGAGCCGGAACAGGCGGAGCAGGAGCTGGATGCTCTGGTCGCCGATGCGGAAAGCATTCTGAAAAAACTGGAGCTTCCGTATCGGGTGATGACCTTGTGCGCTGGAGACTTGGGTTTTTCCGCCGCAAAGACTTACGACCTGGAGGTCTGGCTCCCGGCGCAGCAGGCCTATCGCGAGATATCTTCCTGTAGCAGTTTCACCGACTACCAGGCGCGACGCGGTTCCATCAAATTCAAACGCAAGGAAGGCAAGCCGGAGTTTGTCCACACGCTCAATGGCTCTGGCCTTGCCGCGGGTCGATTGTTCGTCGCCATTCTGGAAAACTACCAGCAGGAAGACGGCTCTGTCAAAGTTCCCACCGCCTTGCGTCCCTACCTGAACGGACTCCAAACTATTTCCTAG
- a CDS encoding tetratricopeptide repeat protein — translation MKVGVIGPSLPEPIQLRNNPFVFILRLILFICLLSLLSCKDNSSPPLIMKANEEWIKGRNYSAIEMFKSVLNEETTGPVAEEALFRLGEIHHFSLGDSAQAIVYFKELQELNPKSVFAHESQRAIAEIMEYHFKDYDQAIIENQNLINQSQNPKQKANQQFRIAMIYYKMQNLEQSLAEHEDLIEEYPDSEVANESDFKILEILYGLGRCGEVENRYNRILKKNPDSKFTSEMEFVLASCLEEKGELETAYEKFKALEGRYPYPSLLQIKLEGVKKRIKKK, via the coding sequence ATGAAAGTCGGTGTGATCGGTCCTTCCCTTCCTGAACCCATTCAGCTTCGAAACAATCCTTTCGTTTTTATTTTGCGTTTAATTCTCTTCATTTGTTTGCTTTCCCTTCTTTCCTGTAAAGACAATTCATCGCCGCCTTTGATCATGAAGGCGAATGAGGAGTGGATCAAAGGTCGCAATTATTCCGCGATTGAGATGTTCAAATCCGTCCTGAACGAAGAGACCACCGGCCCTGTCGCGGAAGAGGCCTTGTTCCGTCTGGGGGAAATACACCATTTCAGTTTGGGAGACAGCGCCCAGGCCATCGTGTATTTCAAGGAACTGCAGGAGTTGAACCCGAAGAGCGTGTTCGCGCATGAGTCGCAGAGGGCGATCGCGGAGATCATGGAATATCATTTCAAGGATTACGATCAGGCGATCATAGAGAACCAGAATCTGATCAATCAATCGCAAAATCCCAAACAAAAAGCTAATCAGCAATTTCGCATCGCAATGATTTATTACAAGATGCAGAATCTGGAGCAATCGCTTGCGGAACATGAAGACCTGATTGAAGAGTACCCGGATTCAGAAGTTGCGAATGAATCCGATTTTAAAATTTTAGAGATTTTATACGGCCTGGGGCGTTGCGGAGAAGTTGAAAATCGCTATAATCGCATACTGAAAAAAAATCCGGACAGCAAGTTCACCTCTGAGATGGAATTCGTGCTGGCTTCCTGTCTGGAAGAAAAGGGCGAGTTGGAGACGGCTTACGAAAAATTCAAAGCGCTTGAAGGACGTTATCCTTATCCCTCTTTATTACAGATCAAGCTGGAAGGCGTGAAAAAACGCATCAAAAAGAAATAA
- a CDS encoding Fic family protein, whose product MKLPETPPDTVEILGSIGSDMPLLLKILDWDQSTDQKGRYLHWEDLKYKIPPPEGLSSEQWWAAVKNSRKKLSKNLPLLDKNQAPFHFVNTDAVQKELNWLAKNAAGNLSSPDSMMNPELRKTYHIRSLINEAINSSQLEGATTTTDAAKEMIRQEKKPTDHGEQMIFNNYHAMQFISEIKEEPLSPAIIFELHNKLTEQTLKNPESAGKLRQDRDNIVVADALDNTTLHVPPPAKELPERLQRLCDFANEEDGDTFIDPIIKAIVLHFAFAYDHPFVDGNGRTARALFYWYTSRQGYGLIQYTSISQILKKEPEQYKKAFLLSESDDNDLTYFILHQLSVLRKCLESLFEYLKKETEEIEQARKELEGKKHLAQRMNHRQINLLKHALKNPRYAYTVYGHQNTHGIAYETARKDLMEMADTYKMLVKKKKAHSYLFEAPANLRERIQKSRGRATPAG is encoded by the coding sequence ATGAAACTTCCTGAAACACCGCCGGATACAGTAGAAATCCTTGGATCTATAGGATCGGATATGCCCCTACTTTTAAAAATACTTGATTGGGATCAATCCACCGATCAAAAAGGACGCTACCTGCATTGGGAAGATCTCAAATACAAAATCCCTCCTCCGGAGGGACTCTCTTCCGAACAATGGTGGGCGGCGGTAAAAAATTCACGAAAAAAACTATCCAAAAACCTCCCTTTGCTGGATAAAAACCAGGCACCGTTCCATTTTGTCAACACGGATGCCGTGCAAAAAGAGTTGAACTGGCTGGCAAAAAACGCGGCGGGAAATCTTTCCTCTCCCGACTCAATGATGAATCCCGAATTGAGAAAAACCTATCACATTCGCTCCCTCATCAACGAAGCGATCAACTCAAGCCAACTGGAAGGCGCCACCACTACAACCGATGCGGCGAAAGAAATGATTCGCCAGGAAAAGAAGCCGACAGATCATGGCGAACAGATGATTTTCAATAATTATCATGCGATGCAATTCATCTCAGAGATTAAAGAGGAACCGCTTTCACCAGCGATAATTTTTGAGCTCCATAACAAACTGACCGAACAGACCCTGAAAAACCCGGAGTCCGCAGGGAAATTGAGGCAGGATAGGGACAATATCGTTGTCGCGGATGCGCTCGACAACACCACCCTGCACGTGCCGCCGCCCGCTAAAGAATTGCCCGAGCGGCTACAGCGGCTGTGCGATTTCGCCAACGAAGAAGACGGCGATACCTTCATCGATCCCATCATCAAAGCGATCGTATTGCATTTTGCCTTTGCCTACGACCACCCTTTTGTCGACGGCAACGGACGCACCGCGCGCGCCCTGTTCTACTGGTACACTTCCCGACAAGGCTATGGTTTGATCCAGTACACATCCATTTCGCAAATCCTTAAAAAAGAACCCGAGCAATACAAAAAAGCTTTTTTACTTTCGGAAAGCGATGACAACGACCTGACCTATTTCATCCTTCACCAACTTTCGGTTCTTAGAAAATGCCTCGAATCCCTGTTTGAATATCTTAAAAAAGAAACGGAAGAAATCGAACAGGCCCGAAAAGAACTGGAAGGAAAAAAACACCTGGCCCAGCGAATGAACCATCGGCAGATCAATCTGCTAAAACACGCGCTTAAAAACCCGCGATACGCATACACCGTATACGGGCACCAGAACACTCACGGCATTGCCTACGAAACCGCGCGCAAAGACCTCATGGAGATGGCAGATACTTATAAAATGCTGGTGAAGAAGAAAAAAGCCCACAGCTACCTCTTCGAAGCGCCTGCCAACCTGAGAGAACGCATCCAGAAAAGCCGGGGGCGGGCAACGCCCGCTGGATAA
- the gyrA gene encoding DNA gyrase subunit A: MPEVIEPINIDDEMRVSYLDYAMSVIIGRALPDVRDGLKPVHRRILFAMHEMGNVHNKPYKKSARIVGDVIGKYHPHGDTAVYDTIVRMAQDFSQRYPIVDGQGNFGSIDGDSAAAMRYTEIRMSEITQELLKDLEKETVRFTPNYDESLEEPAVLPSALPHLLINGASGIAVGMATNIPPHNISEILEAVIHTIDNPDCSFEELMSIVPGPDFPTQGIIYGTSGIHSAYRTGRGIIKVRGRVEIEELKKGDREQLVVRELPYQVNKARFVEKIAMLVREKRLEGISDLRDESDRDGVRVVMELKKGAVADVIINSLYKNTQLQETFGIILLALVDQQPKVLNLKEIIHHFILFRKEVVTRRTEYDLRKAREREHIFEGLKIAVDNMDEVVALIRQSEDPTIARTQLMERFELSEIQAKAILEMRLQRLTGLERQKILDELAAIVELIGELENILSHDEVKLGIIRDELTEIKKKYGDERRTEIVEGELDIIDMEDLIAEEDVVVSYTRSGYIKRQGMDNYKAQRRGGKGIKGMDLRDEDVVEKLFIASTHSYLLVFTNIGKVHWLKVFFIPEVTRIAKGKAIANLLQLQPDENIASILAVREFREDQYVLSVTELGFVKKTPLMAYSKPRQGGIIGLTIEDNDKVIAAELCEKGSDVLLATRNGMSIRFDQEEARPMGRTARGVRGIKLKSGDRVVGAEVVAPGNALLTVTDRGYGKRTPLDEYRIQARGGLGIITIKCNDKIGSVVAVRQVMDSDELLAITSNGNIVRMSVNEISVIGRNTQGVRLVALSEENRVVSVEKLVE; this comes from the coding sequence ATGCCCGAAGTAATAGAGCCGATCAATATTGACGATGAAATGAGGGTCTCTTACCTCGATTACGCGATGAGCGTGATCATTGGTCGGGCTTTGCCGGATGTGCGCGACGGTCTCAAGCCGGTGCATCGGCGTATTTTGTTCGCCATGCACGAGATGGGCAATGTCCATAACAAGCCGTATAAGAAATCGGCGCGTATTGTCGGCGACGTGATCGGTAAATACCATCCGCATGGCGACACGGCGGTTTATGACACCATCGTGCGCATGGCGCAGGATTTTTCCCAGCGTTATCCAATTGTGGACGGTCAGGGCAATTTCGGTTCCATCGACGGCGACTCTGCGGCGGCGATGCGGTACACCGAGATCCGCATGTCGGAGATCACCCAGGAATTATTGAAGGATCTGGAAAAGGAGACGGTCCGTTTCACGCCCAACTACGACGAATCGCTGGAAGAACCGGCGGTGCTTCCTTCGGCGCTGCCGCATTTGCTGATCAACGGCGCGTCGGGTATCGCCGTGGGCATGGCGACGAATATTCCTCCGCATAATATTTCTGAAATCCTTGAAGCGGTCATTCACACCATCGACAATCCGGATTGCTCCTTTGAAGAATTGATGAGCATTGTGCCGGGGCCGGATTTCCCGACCCAGGGCATCATTTACGGAACGTCCGGCATCCATTCGGCCTATCGCACGGGACGCGGCATCATTAAGGTGCGCGGTCGCGTGGAGATTGAAGAGCTGAAAAAAGGCGACCGCGAGCAATTGGTGGTTCGCGAATTGCCGTATCAGGTGAACAAGGCGCGTTTTGTCGAAAAGATCGCCATGCTGGTGCGCGAAAAACGTCTGGAAGGGATTTCGGATTTGCGCGACGAGTCGGATCGCGACGGCGTTCGGGTGGTCATGGAGTTGAAAAAGGGCGCGGTTGCGGATGTGATCATCAACTCCCTTTACAAAAATACGCAGTTGCAGGAAACCTTCGGCATCATCCTGCTGGCGCTGGTCGATCAGCAGCCGAAGGTATTGAACCTGAAGGAAATCATTCATCATTTCATTCTCTTCCGCAAAGAGGTTGTCACCCGGCGGACGGAATACGATCTGAGAAAAGCGCGCGAGCGCGAGCATATTTTCGAGGGTTTGAAAATTGCCGTCGACAATATGGACGAAGTGGTCGCGCTGATCCGCCAGTCGGAAGACCCGACGATCGCCCGCACGCAGTTGATGGAACGTTTTGAGCTTTCGGAAATCCAGGCTAAAGCCATTCTGGAAATGCGTCTGCAACGTCTGACGGGTCTGGAACGACAAAAAATACTCGATGAACTGGCGGCGATAGTTGAATTGATTGGCGAACTGGAAAATATTCTCTCGCATGACGAAGTCAAACTCGGCATCATCCGCGATGAGTTGACGGAGATCAAAAAGAAATACGGCGACGAACGGCGCACCGAGATTGTCGAAGGCGAACTCGATATCATCGACATGGAGGACCTCATCGCCGAAGAGGACGTGGTGGTCAGCTACACCCGGAGCGGTTATATCAAACGCCAGGGGATGGACAATTACAAGGCCCAGCGGCGCGGCGGCAAGGGCATCAAGGGCATGGACTTGCGCGATGAGGACGTGGTGGAGAAATTGTTCATCGCTTCGACGCACAGTTATCTGCTGGTGTTCACCAATATCGGCAAGGTTCACTGGCTGAAAGTCTTTTTCATTCCGGAAGTCACCCGCATTGCCAAGGGCAAGGCCATCGCCAATCTGCTTCAGTTGCAACCGGACGAAAACATCGCCAGCATTCTGGCGGTGCGCGAATTCCGCGAGGATCAGTATGTGTTGTCGGTAACGGAACTGGGTTTCGTTAAGAAAACGCCGCTCATGGCTTACAGCAAGCCGCGTCAGGGCGGCATCATCGGCCTGACCATCGAAGACAACGACAAGGTGATCGCCGCTGAATTGTGCGAAAAGGGGAGCGATGTTTTGCTGGCGACCCGCAATGGCATGTCGATTCGCTTCGATCAGGAAGAGGCGCGGCCGATGGGCAGAACCGCGCGCGGCGTTCGCGGCATCAAACTGAAAAGCGGCGACCGGGTGGTGGGCGCGGAAGTGGTGGCGCCGGGCAACGCGCTGTTGACGGTGACGGACCGGGGCTATGGCAAACGGACGCCTTTGGATGAATATCGCATTCAGGCGCGCGGCGGTCTGGGAATCATCACCATCAAATGCAACGACAAGATCGGTTCCGTGGTTGCGGTGCGGCAGGTGATGGATAGCGACGAGCTGTTGGCCATCACCTCTAACGGCAATATTGTGCGGATGAGCGTCAATGAAATTTCGGTGATCGGCAGAAACACGCAGGGCGTTCGTCTGGTCGCTTTGAGTGAAGAAAATCGCGTGGTCAGCGTTGAAAAACTGGTTGAGTGA